Proteins encoded by one window of Xenopus tropicalis strain Nigerian chromosome 6, UCB_Xtro_10.0, whole genome shotgun sequence:
- the arl4a gene encoding ADP-ribosylation factor-like protein 4A, whose product MGNGLSEQTPILSGLSPFQALHIAILGLDCAGKTTVLYRLQFNEFVNTVPTKGFNAEKIKVSLGNSKTVTFHFWDVGGQEKLRPLWKSYTRCTDGIVFVVDSVDAERMEEAKTELHKITKISENQGVPVLIVANKQDLRNSLTLSEIEKLLALNEFGSSTPWHLQATCAIIGDGLREGIEKLYEMIIKRRKMLRQQKKKR is encoded by the coding sequence ATGGGAAATGGACTTTCAGAACAGACTCCTATTCTCTCTGGCTTATCTCCGTTTCAGGCTCTTCACATTGCCATTTTGGGCTTGGACTGTGCTGGCAAGACAACAGTGTTATACAGGTTACAGTTTAATGAATTTGTAAATACAGTTCCAACCAAAGGATTTAATGCTGAGAAAATTAAAGTATCACTTGGTAACTCCAAAACAGTGACTTTCCACTTTTGGGATGTTGGTGGACAGGAGAAACTAAGGCCTCTTTGGAAATCTTACACAAGGTGCACAGATGGAATTGTATTTGTGGTGGACTCAGTGGACGCTGAAAGAATGGAGGAAGCCAAAACCGAACTGCATAAAATTACCAAGATCTCGGAAAACCAAGGAGTCCCTGTTTTAATTGTTGCTAACAAGCAGGACTTGAGGAACTCCCTGACTCTCTCAGAAATTGAGAAGTTACTGGCACTAAATGAGTTTGGGTCATCAACTCCATGGCATCTTCAGGCGACATGTGCAATCATTGGAGATGGACTGAGGGAGGGAATAGAAAAGCTATACGAAATGATCATTAAGCGACGGAAAATGCTCAGGCAACAGAAGAAGAAAAGATGA